TGTGCCTCAATTTCAGATGCTGAGATGCCAGGGGAAAAGGGTACATCTTAGAACCGAAAAGGTATGGCATTCCCCATCCTCTCTAGTGTCAACTCAGATGACATGAGAACTTGTAATCGCAGTAAGAAAACAACGAACCTGACACACAACCCTCGCCTGGCAGTTTCAGGCTGCTCTGCAGCCCGGCCCCCTCCTCAGGTACTCAACAGCTAACGTGCAGATCAGACCTCTGTTTGGGGCAGGAAGAGCAGGGTCCTCCTTGTGTGTGCTTTTTTGTGGAAATAAAGCAGAATCACCAGTAACGTCTGTATTTCCTAACACACGTGTAAAGGAGGGGCGAGAATCCCTCTGGGCCCAGAACTCAATCTGACTGTGCAGCGACTGACGACACTCGCTGACTCCGTTCCAGACCACACAGGCATGGATGTGGTGCCAGACCCTGCCTGGGGGTTCACAGTGAGGATGTCAAGGTTCCACCCACCCCTGAAACAAAATAGCCACCAAATACCAAACAAAAACCTCAACTGCAAACACACAGTATTAAAATTATACCCATTTTGTTTGGCAAACAAGGCACCGCACAGCCAAGGCCTTCCCAAACCTAACTGCATTTCTGTGGGCGCCTTATCCAAACTGCAGTAACTTCCGCTGAGCTAGTCCTCTGCTTAGTGCCGGGCTGCTCTCTGCTTGAGGAGAAGGAGGGGGCAGGTATCCGTGTGCACGTGAATGTTCTCCAGAGAGAAcacttttacattttaaaatacgtACCATGTTCTAATCAGTACCTTTGAATAAAAAAATTGGAGGGACACCTAGCCTGAGCTTTACGCTTAATCactaacaaaaaaattaatgaagcTCTGCAAAGGGGGCGCTCAGGTACTCACTTCTTGCGACGGCGCCCGTACAGCTCCCGCCGCAGCTCTCTGGAAATGGGCTTCAGATGCATGAAATTGCAGAAGCCTCCCCGTGTACACTCTCTGCAGACAGAAACCAGGTGGTTACCACCGTGCGCACACGCGCCTATGCGCACAGACTCTCCTGCGCCAGCGCAGCCTCCCAGCCCGACTCACCCCATTTCGTACTGGCGGCAACAGGCTTCTCTAAAGTCAGTCACAGGGGAGAGCTCCGCGTGAATCGGCTGTCCGTTAAACCAGCGGTTATTTAAGTCAATCACAGCCTTTTCTGCGTCCTCTTCACGGCGAAACTAAAAAGGCAACACTCAAGTTTACTACCAATATTTTCAATTATTGATCCAAACACGTATCATCTGTTTACTCAGGTCAAATAAATACGGTGGAATTTAAAAACTGGAGAAAGCTTTATTTACATTATTGAATTTTATGATTGTTCAGGATCATGCCAAACGCTGCCTTTGTCTCAAATTCAATCAGCTAAAAGAGCAAATGTAATCGTGTGTAGGCAACGCACAttttatttagaaagaaaaggaaaaagcaatgaaagataaaaggaaactAACCCCTCCCCACTCTGAACAGGCTCAAACCAACAGTTATTAAAATATCCTTCACCACGGCAACAACGAACAGGGCATACAGCCCTTCCTTCAAATACTGGTGATGGGCTGTCACAGGCACACTGGATGCAGCTCATTAGAATTCACAAAGAAGCACCCAATGGCCGAAGCACCCAACGCCCCGAACGTCAGGGCTAATGGCAAAAGGGCAGCGGGCCGTTATTCACTGATGATCAGTGTTGGCCAGCCAGCACTGGGAACTGGGCCTGTCATCTTCTTCCTACCTTGACATACACATTTCCAACTAGATGGTCTCCAAGATTATCGCAGACGTTCATCTCCTCAACTTCTCCGTACTTCTCCTCCATTTCCGTGAAAACCTCCTGAAGGGGGGCAAACAGTGGTTCAAGGGTCATTAAAGACAAAACACGGAACTGAATCTGAACTCATGTTTAATAAGCATTTAATGGTGGAAAAGCTGTGATCCTTTCTAGACACAAAAGGTTAACAGGTCCATCAGTTTCAAGTAGCCAATATCTCACCTCAAAAAACTCATCATAGTGTTCCTGCATCTCCACGTCGCTCACGGCACCTGGAAACGACAGAGAGCTTGCTGGTTAGAACACTGAGGGCGGAGAAAGCTCTCGTGCTAAAATTCAAACTGCTACAGTAACACACATTAGCTTATCTATAGAGAAAACACAACAAAGTTTCACTCTACTGGAGTGCTGAAGACACTTCAATACACAACTAATggttaatatttgaaaatgtgATGCGATTTTAAAATGTCCCTCCTGACAGTCTCGATTCTGGCTATTAAGACAGTAAAATCACACCAAGTTTTAATCAGCATCAAAGGGCCACATTTTTGAAAAGTGTAAGGAAAGAGCTGACTCTCAAATTAGGACAATTTTAAATGAGAATCTTCTTCCTTTTTAAGATTTAGGATAGAGGCCAAGTAATCACActcatttctttcctttattaGGGTAAAGTGAAGGCTGAAATCAGGCTCAGTGACTAAGAGCTTATGTTCCTAACTAGTTTATTTACAGATGAGCAGCCATACAAATGCCCTAAGATTCTTTCTGATGCGATTAAAACTCCAACAAGAGACTTAGTAGGGTGTAATTACCAGGTACCACTGACAGGATTTTGGATGTCCCTGAGTAAAGGGAAAGTTACGATACTTTGATGAAGAAAGCATTATCTCATATTCCAAAAATTATTGTCATCAGGGTTCTTCTTGGCAGTCCCATGTGGAATCAAGTCCATGGCTTGGGTAGATTTTGCAAATTGACATTCTATCCCCATTATCATTCTACCAAGTGTTATCATTTGAATTCTAGGGTTGTCTTAACCTAAATCTGAGAAATCACAAAGTGGGCACGGCTATAAGCTGATGTCCCAAATAACTGGACCAGGGATCCTACAAAGGCCGGCCTGCTCCCATGTTGGGCCAAACTAGTCTTCCCCGCTTTACGTCCCACAGGCCAGGCTCCTGTGTGCCATCAAGGGCCCTGGGACAGGCTGGGAGGCCCCTTGGGGCTCCCCAGGAGGGCATggaacccttgtggcacagtgctcTCATTGAGGCTGTGCTACCTGTGAGCAACTTCCTATCTCTTGAAAACTTTGTTATCCTTAAAGAGAAGGACTAACCTCAATCTTCTGGTTCTGAGAATGACTTAAGCTCACTTTATAACCtagtggggggtggggagttgTTCTTTCTACATTTTAGTTATTTCTGAATTTCCAGGAATCTAGACTCCTTTAAAATCCGAACCTTACTGACTGCATTAAAACAATTACTACTGAAGGTCAACCAATGGTATGACAATAGGCCCAAATTTGAAACGTATCACAAACTTATCTCCTTCCTTCAGTGGACATCAAGTTATCAAAATGGAAAAGCTAGCCAAGAGAAGCAGACTCCTAAGGGCAGATTTCAATGCTTAAAATTCATTTCCAGGAAGCCTGTAATTTGAAAAATGCTTGACAGTGGGCAGATTTTACCTTTGATATTCTGCAATCAAAACGACTTGAAAGGCAGAAGTACATTAAAAATGGATCAACTAAAACTTATTTTAATGACTTAATATATTTTAGATAACAGAACTAAAAATGATTCCCAGTTTTCTTATAGAAACATTTCTAAAAATCGAGATTCATATCTACACTTAACTCAAGCATGTAAACTTATTTTTTAACACACGAAAGGGTGTGTTAGAAAGATGTTACGAAATCGAACTTGGCTGGTTGAAATTTTATCAGAAGGGTCTGTTGCCAAATACCTCAGGTTCATCAGCTTAAACTGCTTTTCTTCCTACATCGTAGAATTAGAATTTCACTTACTTGGATAAGCTGGGCCCCAGAATTTGGATATTTAGGAATAgctaagtttttattttatagcaTAGGCAAAACGAGAGTGCTGCAAATTGCAaatgaagacaaagaaaactaacacaacATTCTATTGTCAGTAATACACACACAGTCCCCAAGTAAAACAATGCGGGCAAAAAAATCATTATTACTCAGTTGTCTGCTTTTCATTCATTTTGCCTCAGGGCAGGGtttttacaaaaaatatttaGTAAGTCCATACACAAACATTTCCCTCTACCTACTGATCTTAtgtctttaaaaaacagaacaagacAAAAAATGGGTATTTGAAACCAAGGGTTACCAAGTAAATCCTGCTGCCATCAAATCTGGGGAAACAGATTAATTCTCTACTATGAggtcaggagctctggtggtacaatggttaagcgctcagctgccaaatggaaggctggcggttcaaaccttccctccccacccccagtggCTCTTCGgaacgggagaaagacctggcaaactgctcctgtacagattacagcctagaaaaacctatagggcagttcgacttcgtcacatggagtcactgagtcaaaattgactcgacgatacctaacaacaactatcagGTCAGTATTAACATCGAAAAACACTTCGTGTCTCAGCAGGAAAAATGACAAGAGACCCCACCCCACACGGAACTGTGCACACACATGTT
The window above is part of the Elephas maximus indicus isolate mEleMax1 chromosome 2, mEleMax1 primary haplotype, whole genome shotgun sequence genome. Proteins encoded here:
- the U2AF1 gene encoding splicing factor U2AF 35 kDa subunit isoform X3 — encoded protein: MQEHYDEFFEEVFTEMEEKYGEVEEMNVCDNLGDHLVGNVYVKFRREEDAEKAVIDLNNRWFNGQPIHAELSPVTDFREACCRQYEMGECTRGGFCNFMHLKPISRELRRELYGRRRKKHRSRSRSRERRSRSRDRGRGGGGGGGGGGGGRERDRRRSRDRERSGRF
- the U2AF1 gene encoding splicing factor U2AF 35 kDa subunit isoform X2, with translation MAEYLASIFGTEKDKVNCSFYFKIGACRHGDRCSRLHNKPTFSQTILIQNIYRNPQNSAQTADGSHCAVSDVEMQEHYDEFFEEVFTEMEEKYGEVEEMNVCDNLGDHLVGNVYVKFRREEDAEKAVIDLNNRWFNGQPIHAELSPVTDFREACCRQYEMGECTRGGFCNFMHLKPISRELRRELYGRRRKKHRSRSRSRERRSRSRDRGRGGGGGGGGGGGGRERDRRRSRDRERSGRF
- the U2AF1 gene encoding splicing factor U2AF 35 kDa subunit isoform X1; amino-acid sequence: MAEYLASIFGTEKDKVNCSFYFKIGACRHGDRCSRLHNKPTFSQTIALLNIYRNPQNSSQSADGLRCAVSDVEMQEHYDEFFEEVFTEMEEKYGEVEEMNVCDNLGDHLVGNVYVKFRREEDAEKAVIDLNNRWFNGQPIHAELSPVTDFREACCRQYEMGECTRGGFCNFMHLKPISRELRRELYGRRRKKHRSRSRSRERRSRSRDRGRGGGGGGGGGGGGRERDRRRSRDRERSGRF